Genomic window (Magnolia sinica isolate HGM2019 chromosome 10, MsV1, whole genome shotgun sequence):
GGTTCCACTGTGATGTGAGCATCGcatccattccatctatcagGTGTGCCTTTCTCATTTTCACCTTGGAGCCAATATACTTAGGTGGACCTCACCCCgcagaacaatgtaaaatcaagcctaaaacctctaagttcatgCAACGTGGGCcccgcctgagttttggatcaggctgatatttgaatTTTTCGTTCATATTGGTGATATGcatctgatgaacgggttggattgaatattaatatcatggtgggacccacacagctacCTATGGTTGGCACAACatgagttgtggatcaagctatTTTTGGCCCAATCACTTACCATCCCTGGTCggacctgatgaacggagtggatgtcatacacacaacacGGCGGGCTTGAGAACGGTCAGATTTCAACTTTTAATTGGGAATGATGTTTTGtttgttttattcttttttcGGTATTATGATGAGAGAAAAACTTTAACTAATAGTCTGGCGGggcgatggatgatacgcagtcaCTAAGAAATTAGTTAAAAACTGTACATGTATCATACTGGTAAGTGATCAAattaaccatccaaatcatgtatACCAGTTTAGATGTCCCACGACCCAAAACCGACGGTTATTTAATTACctgattatcagattggtggatatttatctAACGGTAacgatgaaaaatatccaatggcctGATTTCAACAAACGAATGTCagtgaatcagaggttaggattgtttgaaaaatctgggtttttattttttattttactgtaACTTAACATCAGTGCTTTAcataatttagtcggtttaattggAGATCATCATATGTACcgtttctaagtgcatgtgtatcaagtgtcattgGCACCAGAGTAACAAATAACTCCTTAAGTATCattaaaacataaataaattaaGGGCACTGCTTACAAACAACTTCAtctatttaatatttatataaCAGGAAGAGTAATGATATCATACAACAGGTTGTACGCTAGCTTAAGCTACATACCCCCACGGGTGCCACGTGTCAAGTTTTCAGGACACATAAGTAGTTCAAAAGCTGGGACCCAAAATGAAGGTCATCATGTGCAAAAAATCAGGgtggtccaatcatcaagtgggccactccgtacaaaaacaatggatggtctagattagacTTGCCAGTTCTCCAATCCAATCTACACAGATAATCACCTGAAGATTGGGCCAACCTGTGCTTATattcttggtgggtcccacacctaaTATTTTGGCATGTGAGCAGATGGTAGCTTAAGCTAACCTACAACCAcatgtattggctactccccctgacaccccagccccgtggctagtggtcggtgctctgtgggccccaccatgatgtgtgtgtttcatcctttctgttcatccatttttacagatccttTTATAGCTCTATCCCAAAAACGAGAGGTatatagatctcaggtggaccacaccacatgaaaacaatagtgattggatacagATCAATAAAATCCTTCAAAtggccactgtactgtttatttgacatccaataggttgattaggtcatacagtcccagatgaaggtaaaaaacaaaaatcagcttgatccaaaacttttatgacccccaaaatcatcaagtgagccactccgtacaaaaacaatggatggtctagattagacTTGCCAGTTCTCCAATCCAATCTACACAGATAATCACCTGAAGTTGGGCCAACCAGTGCTTATattcttggtgggtcccacacctaaTATTTTGGCATGTGAGCAGATGGAAGCTTAAGCTAACCTACAACCACATGTAGGTGATTATTATTAGGTGCTAAAGATGGCCACGTAGGCAGGCAGGAGGGAGTTTGGATTGGAAGTACACATTCAAAGCTGGCAAGGCTCggtatttttttttactaatggTGCAACCCAAATGTACCAAAAAGAAAAGGTAAGGAGAAGAATTTCTGTATTGCAAAAAGCCGACAGGAGAGATGATAAATGGACCGTTGAGACAGCAAGAGCTGGCGAATCGGGAAACACCTCTCTTTTATATTTTTCTCTTGTCCATTAGCCTGTTCTACTACATCTGTTTCTACCGTACTCTtattaaacattttttttttttgtgtagggTCCATCGAGATGTGCGACCGACATCTCATCCGTCCACAAGATAAGGCCCTTTGAGGTCACTCCGTGTCCAAAAGATTAGGCTGACCCAAGAGACGGATGGGTCACACCATATGGAGAAGTTGGGATGGTGCAGTTGTGTTGGGCCCACagtgtgtttttcttttttgttattttccatccaatccattcataagattaaTCCCCCCGGGACGAATGGACCGCCTCACAGGTCAttccaaaactctggtaggccagaCCACGTGGTTTTACAAATtttgggcatgattttacatggtgtggcatatctgagttttggatctggctgatttctGGGATCAAAAGATGACATGaagggccttgcatgatggacggagtggatttcacgtacaTATTAATGTAGGGTCCACACACACAATTTTAGATAATCTTATTGTACAATAGTTGTAGAGGAACCAGCCTCCCTGACTGTCTATCTCCTCTTTGTTTCCTTCAGCTTCGAAACGTCAAAGAGCACTCGCCCGAGCCACACATGTACATCCACAAATGCCAACCAAGCACACGTGAGAGATATCCGATCCGatcatcatatgggacccacaaacTAGATTACACCCATGTTCGAAAAATCAGGCCTCACACGTACATTGAAGACGCACCGTCAGTCAACTCCTTGCAAATAAACACGGCCCATCTTGCAAACCAACTAGCTTGAATTTCTGCAACGTCATAAGAGACTTGGATCTTTCATGCGTGTGCCACATCGGAACGTGTGAGCTTCAAGTGCTTGAAAGGCGTGCACGCGCGAGGGCATGTACAAGGGGCTGGGGTCCATCTCCCTCCTTCATTGATGCTCCTCGTATATACGTATACCATTCGGTGTATGCATTTATGTTTGGTGTTTGGGGATGGATTCCAAGGTTCTGACCACTTAcgtttcattattatttttttatttacccagaatatctgatttttttattatttttttttaattttgaagtagacttgaatttttataatattatattgaaaagattccactccatttttctataatacagtGCAGTTGCTTTGTGTTCACATATATGAATCTGCCTGCATGGCCTTCTCCAGGCCATATGTTGGCCAAGCACGTGTGCATGGCCCATGTAGATGAACCATTCATCATGCATATCAGTCCTAATATGGCTTACTTCACTCCTAACTCACAATGTGGAACGTTTGTAAAAGATCACAGCCGTTCACTAGGTGAGTTGTGGGTTGTTTATTTTGTCTCttgaaaatcaggttgatctggTCATTGGATGGGCCACGCGTGTGTATCTTTGTTTTATTTCACTCTTGTTCATACACGTGTGCCGAGATTGTGTAGTGGAATTTTGGATGGTCTAGCACATCCAAGGTGGGACTACCTAATGAACGAACCAGATCTCACACAGGTGCCACATTAGCATGTGTTGGAGGACTAGAAACCCTTACGTCGCAAGTACAAAAGCCAGATCCTTTTGTAGTTTGTACACATGCACACGTGTATTGTTGTCCACATGGATCTATGTGTGAGTAGCTATGTCCATGTATGTATGGTTCGTATGTGTGTAgcaatgtatgaatgtatgtattTATGGGCCTTCGTGGGTGAGATGAAAGTGATTTTTTTGTGTGTGTACGCATATTTATACAAGTTTTTCGATTTCTACATTGTTTGGTTTGTATTATGGACCCATTGCCTATATGGCTAGCGTGTAGCTTGAAGTGCATGGACATGTATTCATGTCATGCATCCATAAgaacatgtatgcatgtatatgtaGGTGAGGAAGTGACGTGGTGGTGGATGTATGTACATGGGTTCCACATGGATTGACCACATGTAGCTCATGTATGTTGTATCTACGGTCTTCGCATGATTTCCTATACGATGGGATGAAGGACTGAAAATCAGTTTCAGCATACCATGTCAGTCACAGAGCTGTTTGGGCCAGAATAGCTATATCGTTTACTGACAAAACTGGTTCTTATTGGACCAAACAGACCCATTTGAAACAATGCCCATGAATCAGGGACCTAGGGCTTAAGTCCACTTGTGCAGCCAGCCCATCAGGTTAAGTTAAGACCAGACCTAGCTCATTTACTTAACATGCCCAAAATGCAGGCCCAAGACCAGCAAGATGCCAGCTGTCAAGACCCAGGCGTTCGTCCAAATGGGCCGTAGACCAAAACCTGGCCTGACCCATACACACCTGCATCATTCACCCACACTAGTAAGGAGACTCGAACAATAGTCTcctactctgataccacttgacgCAGGGAGAACTGGCCAATGCACCAAAAACTTCAGAGTTGTTGAGGAAGCACACCAGAATATCCCTTTATCTAGGCCCTCCCAAGTAAACCGACCAAGACCTCCCTGTAGGCTTCTCCCCATCTCACAGgtcccacagtgggccccaccccatggCCATTTTGCATCTCACCTACCCCACCTcatgggccaccccaccccaATGTGCCTGAACCATGGACCCACAAGTACATGACATGGGCCCAGACGGTGACCTACAACTCATATCTAACATTTTGGAGATTGATAGGAGAGGTTCGGTGCAAGCACTCAGGAAGCTCTCTCAAGCTTCAGTATGAAAAGCCCACAATGGGAATGGgtggggctgtcaatgggttcATCATGGTCTGAAATATTAAGCCCCAGGGCCAGGCCgaggcaaaaaaaataaataaataaataaaaattcaagttCATTTATTAATCAGGCCAGGCTTGGGCTATCTAAGAACCCATCAGCCTAGCCGGAATCCGGCATAGCCCTGCTCAGCCCTGCTCGTagagggtttcaagggcattttttaACATATCACACATGGAGCATACCCATGAAAAACTCGGATCGTCCACAAAAAAGGGCCATGGACCTTGGGCTCAGACAATGCTCTGGTGATCCATAATCATCACCTCCAGGTGCTGATTAGATCAGCCAAATGGTCCCAAAACAATGTCACAACATTAACAGTGATGCTGACAAAGGTTTGTGCTTGTACACTAGGTTTCCGCTGTCAAAGAGACTCATCTCAGATCATGGTTTCTTTGACTCAGGGACTCCGACGGACTCATTCCGTCCTTAGTTGGGATGGGTGACCTGACCAAGTCAGGCCTAGTTACCTTCTATTCTCAGTACTGATTGGTGGTGCTGACCTGGATCAGACTCCACAGAATCCGGATCAACTCCGACAAGTAGTCAATTGATGCCTCGAGAACATAGAACATTCTGTTCCGTGGAAGCTGCTCTGGGCTGCGTTTGCATGCTCAATTGAATTGGATTGCAATAACTCAATTCAATTGACagggaaatgaccaaactggGAGCAGCCACTCAGTTAATAGAGGACTTGTGCCATAATTCCAAATACCCCATCATATTCAGTTGGACTAGAAACTACAATATTTGGAATTCGGGGCCTACTTCCTCACGGCTGTCCTTTCCCCTTATCACAATTGAAATCAATtgaccatccaaacacaaccttaatTGCCAGATGTGGGGCCCAGCGATGCGTTCATTGAATGTGTCACCTATAAAAACCGCTAGCTCCCAAAAGTCAGTCCAACCCAAAACCCAGGAGGGCCATAGCACGTCGAATATGTTGGGAGGGAACGCTCACCATTGATTAGAATTGGAGGCCTGGGTATATACAGTCCAGTCTGTTcagacccttcatccaggtcagacTAAGGGTCAGGTCAGAAATCAGGCTGTTTTACAACTCAGGTGCGCCCCTGTGAAATTCGAGGGTGGGACCCCCCAGCTTGGGTCCTTCGCTGTGACCCGCTCAATTTTGGATGGGGCTGAGTATTGGGTCTGTGGGGATTTTTGGGGtgacacatctgatggatgggtttgatggagtgaatgcatcatgtgggccacaaatctGGCCACCACTATAGCATTACCCCAGAGAGCGCCCCAAATAGCAAATGAAGAACACAAATTAGGATTAAATTCACAAAATGGATGCAAACAATCAATAAAAAGTGATAAACAAATGAATTCACCTGTGTAAACAAAACTCCCAGATTGGTTATATTCATAATTTATATTGAGTTCTGAAGAAGTGCGTAACACTCGTAAAAGATACATTTGAAACTCACAAGGGCTTCTAGTTACAGGCAGCAACTCAAAAACTATCCACAGTATTTTCAAGATAGAAAACGCAAAGAGAAGAGATTGAATGGGTTAGTAACTAGTTTGAATTTTTGTTCAGAccgatcttttttctttctttctttctttctttttctttttctttttcgtcTTAGAAGATCAGTGAAAAATCAAGAACAACATCTTCGgttatggattttttatttttattttcccttagaCAAAATCTCCACCACAATTACCATTTTGGGTCTCACTGTTTTCCTTGCTAAATTTGGATTTTGCTAAGGGGAAGGACGATTGTCGGGGAGACAGCTTAGTTGCCTGCAGACGGGAATCAAGCAAGTTAAGGTAAGTGTAGACAGACATACCAGCAAGAGCCGTGGCAGCCCCACAGATGCTTGAAATGCCTGGATTGGAATTGAAAAGAAGGAAGCCTCCGAGAAGGATGATGCATGTTTTGAACTGCCCGAGAACAACATGAGTTGTCGCAGAAGTCGCCCTGTGGTCAGAACCAGGAAATGAGAAAAGATATAAAAGCTTAATTGTCAAACAAGAAGTCATCTGATCTGCAGATGTCAGTCTGTGGGTATTCTcatacaaggtgggtcatgtGATTTgataatccaggccattcatctaaTGAGATCCACTTGGATGGACCATGTACAGAAAATTTCCAGCATGGACTAATCCTCCTCCTAATGCTTCAGCCAAATagatgagctttgctaagcccacatgcgtgTACAAGGCAGCTCATGCACACATCACCACATCTCCCTTTGAGGCATAGAGGTgcaaatccaagctgtccatctggtgggtttGACTGTGTAGATGTTCTTGCATGAAAATAAATCTGGAACATTCAGCAGGTGGGACTGGGTCATGATTTTAGAAGCAGTTGGGTGGGCAAAAGAACTTCGACCAAGTTTTTCCAGTTGTACACCTGTTtctaaactgtggcccacctgacgagtggACCAATCTGATTCCTGGGCAAGAGCATCTACATAGTGGTACAGcactaatgaatggattggatctcataccAATATGCCATGCCGCAAATGTGTTGGGTGTATGCGTGTGGGCTTAGGAAAGCTCCAAACAGGTAattgaggaaaaaagaaaaagaatgcagcaatggtccatattcaatgggAAAAGGCCAAAAATTGACTGGATAGGATGCTTTGATATGGGAGATTTTGTAATACAagctccatccatggtgggtcccatcagatcaatgttCTGTATACCTTAAACATGGCTCCTGTTCAGATGCAAAGAATGCTATAAATTTCCTTGGGGCAAGGATCATAGGATCATATACTTCCCAGCCATATAAACACTCAACTTGCATAGTATCTGTTCTTATCAGTTTAATATCTGATATGTGGCCCATCAGTCCAcatgatattaaattaatttcttcGAAGGGATGGCCCACCACCAATATCTTGCTATTGGGGCCCTCGCATGTGGCCCATACATTGCACTATTGCATGGATCTAGCAAACACTTGCAATAAAAAAGGGACCAAAAAGGATAATCATTTCATTcacataacctaagcatttaggAAGAGGAAATCCTACCCAAGTGCCAAAGCACCAGACCATTGAAGCAGGAAGCCAAGGGCTGCTGATATGAAGATAGCAGATGAATTAGGTAAGTTCCAATCGAAGGACAGAACGCCAGGCGGGTCAAGCCAAGGCATCAACATCATCAGAAAGAACAGGGTGATCGGTGTAGTCTTCCACATCAACCTGCTTCATGGCTCCACGTTAGGAAATGGTTCATGCAAGTCCATCTTAGGAAGGAATCGATGACGAGGAAAACCCTGGTAGAATGAGGTGGTACACAATGCTCAGGCCAAAAGTTTGTAGAATACACTTGGGTGTtcagtttgtgcaagtggggcccatggttcaatgatccaaagccACCATGGATGACCCATGCACCCAAAATGGAAAAAATCCCAGCCCTTCAATTTATGGGCATTCAGTTAGAAAAAGACAGTGACAGTCCACATTCCAATAGAAAAAGGCCAAACATTCAATTGCAAGGATCTTCAAATATTGGAGATGTTTGGTGTAAAGGCCATCCAAAGTAAGGCCCATCGTATCTATGGTTCCAGTTACTGAACCCTGGCAGCTTAGCCCCTATTTCATACAACTGAAATCTGGGCGTACACTACAAAATCCCAGCCCGACCATTGCACAATAGCTCTGGTATTAATGATGACGTACGCTAAGGCTGTCCAATTATCCTGTTGTTGTAGATTGGACCAAAGGATCTTATTGACTGCACTCGGAATTATCCAAGCCAATGCTACACAGGCACCGAAGAAGTGGAATTGGAGATCGGTAACAGTCGCCACAGCAACACCTATAGATACAACAGTAAGTGATAATACCTGCAAAATTCGCAACACAGTAATTCAGAATGAAGCAAATGAATTCAAATTATGTCTGATTCATTTAAGAAGAGATACAAAAAATCCCATCAGGCATCTACCCGGCCCAACAATCTGTACAAATCATCCatatggtaggccccatggtCAATATAAGATACACCAAAACTTCCCCCAACGAACAATCCCAACCAAGGTATTTAAAAACGGTTAGATAATGGCCATACATAATGGTAaaggtgggacccgttacgcatTACAGGCTGTAATGCCGgttctgaaaaaaataaaaataaaaaaggcttgAATAAGCCGGTTACAGTTGTAATGGGCCGATACATGAGGGGATATAGGGCAGATACATAttttccctttaaaaaaaaaaacttcaaacgATACAAGGTTGCAACAGCCATTAGAGCCCGTATCATAATGGTTATATGGCTGACTGTTATGCTGGCCGTTTCTGCTAACGCATACCATGATCCCAACCATCAGATTGAGCTTCCATTAAACAGTGGGCAGGGGTGCACAATTGTCCATTTTCAATGGATGTGTACAATTGTTCATTTTCAATGGatgctaggatcatctgatagggGGGAAATTGGGGAATGACCCATCCACCAGATCTACAGCTTAGACTATTGAAAGCTGGGGCCCACCTGTACCATTGCAGGGTTGAACACAAAATGTCAAGTCTTTTGAACAAGCATTATATGATACCTCTTCACTGATATCTCTCATGTTACGGAACAGTTACCTTTTGGAAAGAAACTGTCTTCCTGAAAAGCACGAATTCCGCAAGGACAATAGTTGGAGTTACAGCAATCTTAGCCATCTGATAAAAACCCACGCTGAAAATAAAGAGTTTCAGACAGAGATGTTGTAGAGTAAGAATAATGTGGTGTATCAGATAGGAAATGCATATCCAACCTATTAAACTTCAAGCTGATATTGGCAAGGCCATTAGATAGAGACATGACAATGCCGAGAGCCAATAGAGAAGAAAATGGGGTCGACTTTGAAGGAGGAGATGCGGGAAGAAGTGAAAACACATTCAAAACACCCATTAGGAACCAGCTCAAGATGTAGTGGATGAATGTGAGAAATATAGGATAATTAAATCCGACTTTGCCAAGCACCTgaaattaatttttaaaacacacagacacacacacattAGAACCTACTAAACCAGATGCTTATAAAAGGATCAAAGTCAATCAAATCTGGTGAAGAACAAGCAAAGCAATGTAACAGACCAATTTGTTCATCATGATAATACCAACGGAAACGAAGAAATTGAAAGACAGGGCTACTGTCGGACCACACATGCGCTGTTGTTGACGCTTCGCGCCTTCGGACGTCCGCAGCTCATTATATAAAGAAGCTCTCAGGTCTTCTAGTGCTCTTCCTGATCCAAGAAAAGAGGAGGAAGTTGTTATCAAAACAATATGAAAGAGAATGGAGAAAAATAACATTATAGAAATCTTTTCAAATTCTCCTTGAGAAGTTTTTGCTAGACCTTTTGACGTAAAAGAGCTCGATTCTCTTTTGAACAACTTAGCCTATTTGTTCTAAACAACTGAGATACTGAGAAAAATTTTTGTGCCTTTCATTCAAGTATATGTGCAGTTATATACAACACAATACGTGTACAAAGCGTATATACCAATATGTTTACAACACATGTAGTCTATCAATACTGATATGTATTACAATTTACAGCTTTCTACAttccccctcaaattgatgtggATTAAAAGGCAtcaatttgccaacaagaaaTTGATCAGTGCTTTAGACGACCCCAGTATAAACAGAGGAAGCAACAACACACAACAGCATATCATGCTTCCGCCACATAAGAAGCTCCTACAATTGTAAGCCCACTAGTGGCCAGAGTCTCCCCCATGACTCCTGAGGCTATTCAGCAAATGAGTTAGAATTGGGGCCTATTTGGAAAAGGAGCAAATCCTGACTGtttcggattttttttttaataattcaaaaggatttggatccaaaatttagggcctgtttggttgccgcttaaaaatgagttcatctcattttaattaatattAGAGGTTTggtagaaattaaaaataaaactggTAACCAACAATTTATATATTAGAGGTTTGGTAGATATTAAAAATAATCCCGATAGCCAACAATTTGTGTTTGTTTGGCTgtgaaccaaatatcatgatattttgcaccaaattagactgattaatcatgaagtatcatgatatttggtgcaaccaaacgcgccTACCTAAACTATTATCCCATAATTAATATTGACTAAAATTAAATAAACTCAATCTTAAGTGGCACCCAAAACAAGCACTTAGGTGT
Coding sequences:
- the LOC131217250 gene encoding nucleotide-sugar uncharacterized transporter 2-like codes for the protein MLCSRKMLNFFIRKDVRKLLKRKDSNAGERGRALEDLRASLYNELRTSEGAKRQQQRMCGPTVALSFNFFVSVGIIMMNKLVLGKVGFNYPIFLTFIHYILSWFLMGVLNVFSLLPASPPSKSTPFSSLLALGIVMSLSNGLANISLKFNSVGFYQMAKIAVTPTIVLAEFVLFRKTVSFQKVLSLTVVSIGVAVATVTDLQFHFFGACVALAWIIPSAVNKILWSNLQQQDNWTALALMWKTTPITLFFLMMLMPWLDPPGVLSFDWNLPNSSAIFISAALGFLLQWSGALALGATSATTHVVLGQFKTCIILLGGFLLFNSNPGISSICGAATALAGMSVYTYLNLLDSRLQATKLSPRQSSFPLAKSKFSKENSETQNGNCGGDFV